One stretch of Candidatus Eisenbacteria bacterium DNA includes these proteins:
- a CDS encoding Trm112 family protein encodes MLSKDLLDILVCPKCKGDLDYRRDEGKLLCHGCKLAYRIEDGIPIMLIDEAEKLS; translated from the coding sequence TTGCTCAGCAAAGACCTTCTTGACATTCTCGTTTGCCCGAAGTGTAAGGGCGATCTTGACTACAGGCGGGACGAAGGGAAACTTCTCTGCCACGGCTGCAAACTGGCCTACAGGATTGAAGACGGCATTCCGATCATGTTGATTGATGAAGCAGAAAAACTCAGCTGA
- the wecB gene encoding UDP-N-acetylglucosamine 2-epimerase (non-hydrolyzing) encodes MKVFMVFGTRPEAIKMAPVVRAIDGADGLDGVVCVTAQHREMLAQVLKVFDITPQYDLDIMTEGQDLFDITTKSLSGLRNILGMEEPEIVLVQGDTTTAFAASLAAYYSKIAVGHVEAGLRTYDKLSPFPEEGMRHLIGVLADYHFAPTKRAMSNLLKEGVSKENIWLTGNTVVDALFHVRGRQDASGSGAEWERYFEEKWNLSCPSRFGDDGGRLVLVTGHRRESFGEGFENICMALKEIAERRRNVSIVYPVHLNPNVQGPVRRILGGQPNIYLIDPLDYEPFVYLMSRCYLVLTDSGGIQEEAPSIGKPVLVMRQKTERPEGVEAGTVKLVGTDKEKIVKETFRLFDDASLYERMSTAVNPYGDGRAAERIVEVLEERVLEDLRSGAERPARDRTKLGV; translated from the coding sequence ATGAAAGTCTTCATGGTATTCGGAACCCGCCCCGAAGCCATCAAGATGGCCCCTGTTGTGAGGGCGATTGATGGGGCAGACGGGCTGGATGGTGTTGTTTGCGTTACTGCACAGCACAGGGAGATGCTTGCCCAGGTGCTCAAGGTGTTTGACATTACTCCACAGTACGATCTGGATATCATGACAGAGGGGCAGGACCTTTTTGATATTACGACCAAATCATTGTCGGGATTGCGAAATATTCTGGGAATGGAGGAGCCGGAGATCGTACTTGTGCAGGGAGATACGACAACCGCCTTTGCAGCTTCCCTTGCGGCATACTACTCCAAGATAGCCGTCGGTCACGTGGAGGCAGGCTTAAGGACATACGATAAACTCAGCCCGTTTCCGGAAGAAGGGATGAGGCACCTGATAGGCGTTCTGGCAGACTATCATTTCGCCCCGACCAAGCGTGCGATGTCCAATCTTCTCAAGGAAGGAGTCTCAAAGGAAAACATCTGGCTTACCGGAAACACTGTGGTTGACGCCTTGTTTCACGTAAGAGGAAGGCAGGATGCCTCCGGTTCCGGAGCCGAGTGGGAGAGATACTTTGAAGAGAAATGGAATCTTTCTTGTCCTTCCCGCTTTGGCGATGACGGGGGCAGGCTTGTCCTGGTCACAGGACACAGAAGGGAGAGCTTTGGAGAGGGATTTGAGAATATCTGCATGGCTCTGAAGGAAATTGCCGAGCGCAGGAGGAACGTATCCATAGTCTACCCGGTCCATCTGAATCCCAATGTTCAGGGTCCTGTCAGGCGCATTCTCGGCGGACAGCCCAACATCTATCTCATAGACCCTCTGGACTATGAACCATTTGTCTACTTGATGAGCCGGTGCTACCTTGTCCTCACCGATTCCGGCGGCATTCAAGAGGAGGCGCCGTCCATTGGAAAACCAGTGCTGGTCATGAGACAGAAAACTGAGAGGCCGGAGGGCGTGGAAGCCGGCACCGTGAAACTGGTTGGCACCGACAAAGAGAAGATAGTGAAAGAAACTTTCCGGCTGTTCGATGATGCATCGCTCTACGAAAGGATGTCGACTGCAGTGAATCCTTATGGTGACGGGAGGGCGGCGGAGAGGATAGTTGAGGTTCTGGAGGAGAGGGTACTGGAGGATCTGAGATCCGGGGCCGAGAGGCCCGCCAGAGACCGGACGAAGCTCGGCGTGTGA
- a CDS encoding acetyl-CoA carboxylase carboxyltransferase subunit alpha has protein sequence MNGTWLDFEKPIVELERKIQDLKEFASEENIEVKEEVIRLEKRAERLKKEIYSKLNTWQRVQLARHPRRPYSLDYIRLITSDFVEIHGDRNFADDKAIITGLARIDTTPIVVIGQQKGRNTKDNLYRNFGMPHPEGYRKALRAMHLAAKFRRPIVSLVDTPGAYPGIGAEERGQSEAIARNLKEMATLPVPFIAVVIGEGGSGGALAIAVGNVVLMLENAIYSVISPEGCAAILWSDRAKASQAAEAMKVTAQDIKSLGVIDEIIPEPLGGAHRDVEWTALQVKGAILRHLSLLSELPAEELIRRRCAKYREMGVHTDGPEVLEKHAAD, from the coding sequence ATGAACGGCACATGGCTTGATTTCGAGAAACCGATTGTTGAGCTTGAACGGAAGATCCAGGATTTGAAGGAATTTGCCTCCGAGGAGAACATCGAGGTCAAAGAAGAAGTTATCAGACTTGAAAAAAGGGCAGAGAGACTTAAGAAAGAGATCTACTCCAAGCTCAACACGTGGCAAAGGGTACAGCTTGCCCGCCACCCCCGAAGGCCATATTCACTCGACTATATCAGGCTCATCACCAGCGATTTTGTTGAAATCCATGGTGACAGGAATTTCGCCGACGACAAGGCAATCATTACCGGCCTTGCAAGGATAGATACGACTCCAATCGTTGTCATCGGGCAGCAGAAGGGAAGAAACACGAAGGATAACCTGTACCGGAACTTCGGCATGCCGCATCCCGAGGGATACAGGAAGGCGCTGAGGGCGATGCACCTCGCTGCCAAGTTCAGGAGACCGATAGTGAGTCTCGTTGATACTCCCGGCGCGTATCCCGGTATCGGTGCTGAGGAAAGAGGTCAGAGTGAAGCCATAGCCAGAAACCTAAAGGAAATGGCCACTCTTCCGGTGCCATTCATCGCAGTTGTGATCGGAGAGGGCGGGAGCGGCGGGGCGCTGGCGATTGCAGTCGGGAATGTTGTGCTCATGCTTGAGAATGCAATCTATTCTGTTATTTCGCCCGAGGGCTGCGCTGCAATACTCTGGAGCGACAGGGCGAAAGCATCCCAGGCGGCAGAGGCAATGAAAGTCACGGCCCAGGACATCAAATCCCTGGGAGTGATCGATGAGATAATACCCGAGCCGTTGGGTGGGGCGCACAGGGATGTCGAGTGGACGGCGCTCCAGGTGAAGGGGGCGATCTTGAGGCATCTTTCACTCCTTTCCGAGCTCCCGGCTGAAGAGCTCATAAGAAGAAGATGTGCAAAATACAGGGAGATGGGTGTACATACCGATGGCCCGGAAGTATTGGAGAAGCATGCTGCGGATTAG